In Magallana gigas chromosome 1, xbMagGiga1.1, whole genome shotgun sequence, the sequence CTCTGTATCCAGCCTATCGGCATCTTTTCTCATCTCTTCCAAAGCATAAGACAAATTGCTTTCTACAGCAGGTATATGTTCTCTAAAAATGATTCGATAAAATTTACGCAGATGTTTGTCATAGTGTTGAACAAACAATGTTTTCAGTGATTCCTTATCCATCGATTCCACGCGTGTTTCAAAGGAAAGTTTTATAATTGCATCCGTTTCGGGTAAGATGTtagaaacatattttattcCAACCGATACTGCCTTGCCCAATCCAAGTCCTGTTAGTACACCAGGTAAGAGTGGACCAACGAAAGCAGCCGAGTAACCAGCCCAAGCAAAACCGCTTGCTGCAGTCAAAACAGCTTCCTGCAATCCAATGCTTCCATCGTTACAGAATGTAGAAACCCCCGCAAGGTTTTCAAATACATTAATCATCTCCTCATGACTATCAGCATTTCTCggaataattttatgaaatacgGAATCAACAACTTGAGGTACGTTTGTATCAAGCCATGCTGTGACAGCGTCTGCCATTCGACTCTGAATTTCGCCTTCAATTCGggtttttgaaaaagtacttAAATTTGGTTCtccttttaatatttgatcTGAAAACTCTTCGGAATTGATGTAGCTGTAAAGATCGTCGACGAGATGTTTTAGTATGTCCATGACTATTTTGTCTTCATTATTTTCCATCTGAATAAAAtggaaagaaatattaaaattttataaaggattagaaaaaaaaatgaaagtcatGATCTTTCGATAAtcgttttgtaaataaaaaataactatgCGATTTAAAAACcttgaattatattttgttttctaatgGTAAGCTTTTTACAAACAATTAAACTGACAACGGcaatattaaatcaaaaactGAGGTCAGTGTATAAGAAATCGCCAATCGGGTACAAATGGCAAGGACATATAGTTTTTCTTGCCGCTTTCATAGGACAAGGGTTTAATTATAAATACTTCGCATTTAGActgcaaaaaaaccccaataaaattcaataacaTTCTGAAAAACAGAATTATGTTTATTTCCTAATTTGATTTACATTATGTGGACATAGTTATTAATACTCACAAGGTTGATTGACTCTCTATTTCTGTTGCGTTTTTCAAGAAAGTGTGCATATGAAGTATCGTTTGCTTCCTTTTCCCTTTTTATGGTATCCTGGCCGTCGGAGAGTATCGTGATAATGTCTCCAATCACACTCTTTAAATAACTGATATAAATATTAAGTAAACGCTTTTCTTAAAATAGACCAGCATATGTTTCTGTAACATATTTTGCAATTATTGATTtgttatattcaaatttttaatttaaaatgcttCAGGTCAAGTTTTGAAtctaaaacaatacaattacaacCTATTGTACACACCACCCTTATAGTATATGCGATTAAATTTAgtgattgcatttttttttagattattaaCACTTCTTagtcaataaataaaattgtcgATACTTACTTTCCATGAGTTTGAATTCGAATATTTTCCTTCCTTTTGATAAGATCCTGGATTGAATCTTCCAATTTTTGAAACTGAGATTTGTATTCAATAATGTCCACAACATTAGTTAAGTCCTGAAATCCAATAagaatattaaatgttttaaagatcTGGTTTTTGAATTAgacattgtttaaatgataccCATAAATCTTTTCATTATGTTTCAATGATTTCATGTTATTGATCCTGTGATAGACAGTGTTTGTGcaaattatgatatatatatatatatatatatatatatatatatatatatatatatatatatatatatataaagaaaatttgaaaaatgaaagacaacccagagtaaaacgttagcgctttcattcaatcttcagacgttttttaaaatgtttagttGATATAATATGTAATAACTTAGAGTTATCAATACCTAACAATATTTACGCATCAACGGAAAGAAAGTAATaatataaccaaaaaaaacccattaaaactCAGATAATTCATATTCCTAAGAATAATATAAAACCCATATTCCGTTTCTACATAACATTGCAATTGAATCAGTAGCAATTTAGGTAACTAAATTTTGTTAACACAATCAAAGATAAGAATGGATCGTGATTTGAATAAACCATAACCTAGTCTAACTATAGAAAATGTAATTGTTGAATCATTTTATGTAGGAGCTGCCTCTTCCTCTTAGAGGCTGATTACTGCTCAAATAATTTTGCATGAACTCTGACCTTTTTTAGACATGTATCGAAGATATGGTTTTCTTTCACCCAAGGCCATTCTTCTTTGATCCGTTTATTTagtttaatttaaatcttttcttttttcttgtgGTCAGCATCTATAGAGTCCCACTTGTTTCTTACAAATAAGGTATCTTCAAAGTCAAAACACTTCATTTCTCCAGCGATTGATTTTATTGTCGAGAATATTGGTAGcaactgaaaaataaatacaaattctTAATTGACATATATTTCCATTTTATTATCCATAAGTAcattaatgaaacaaaaaaaaaaaaatagaatttaatttaaattattaatgataATTCATGCATTAATCAATATAGTATATACATAAGAGTTTAATAAATAGTCTCTGGAAAATTGATTGGTTCCAAGAtggaatttttgttttgtttagggggttttttttcgttacatataatatattacaaaaaaaagcATTACATTACTGGCATATAACGAGGACGCGTCTTACACTTAATCTTTTGATAATAATAAGGCATAATATAAACCAGAATGACTTTTAACTAATTTTTGATGCTACCAGTATTTAattcaaatcaatatttttttaaaaactgaactttatttattttacaacgattgataaacaagttctacaacttatattaatatctctcgttggcacggatgttagcgcgagggggtcattggtgtgggaagaagccggaggacccggagagaacccacgtgtccaagcgggcgaccgccataccctatcacatactacctctgtcgatcacggggatcgaactcgggtcgcagcggtgaaaagCGAGTGCATTGCCCACTACGCTACCTGGAcaccctttattttttttaaaaactagatGCTAGTAAAGTTTATTTCTCATCTAAGTTATCATTTATTATCAGATGAAATgtctcaaaaattttcaaaaaaacccTTATATATGTCAAAGTTCTAGAAAAATGCACGCACGTATTAAGAAATATTAAGTAAAGCCATACACTTTTGTTGAAAAACGAGCAAGCAACAACCAGTTGGTCAAAATAGTGATGATAGTGATATTTTATACCCTGTCCTTTTGTAAACCTCCTGCTCTATTCACATCAACGATGAAGATGAAGGCAACAGCTTTGGGAATATATTCTTCCAATATTTGTTTAAAGTCTTCAGAATCGCCAATTCCTGGAGTATCAACAAAGACAACATTTCCTCTCTGAAATGAGAATATCCCATTGATTAAACACACGATGTATAACAAAATGAATACTAAATGAATGATTAGAGTATTTCTTTAACATATTTGTCgttttacctgtatttttgaGAATGGCATGTAAACATCTACTTGACAAATTGTATTATCTCTTTTGTCATCGTCCTCTAACTCTTCAAGCACTGCGTGCAATTCTTCTAAACTGTTACAAGGATGATCGATGGCTTCCGTACATCCATGTTTAAATGTCTGCACTTTAATTGTGTCGGAGTATTTTATCCTATATATTTTAGTTGTTGTTTCTAAGACATCCCCAGGTAGAGTGTCACTTCCTATAAGTTTATTGATTAGAGAGCTTTTTCCACAGCTTGTTTCGCCTGTAATTTAAACTAATGTTACATTTTCCTagttgaagaaaaataatttttttactccttttatttttttttaggtcaacACAGGTTTCTGATAGTTCCCTTTAACAATCTCTTGCATTCTAAAAactaaaaattttgaatttaatatatattttacacatTACATGTACCAAGTTGTTGAtgttaatgtaattttaaaaattggagtGTGTAAGGTAAATCAATAACTCAACTGGGAAATTGAAGGTTGAAAAGTGCAAAACTAGCAAATACTCTGCGCCGTGAATATttcactgggttttttttgggttttttttataagatacagaaaaaataagaaatattctCACAACGATTCTGATAGAGTTGCatacctttttttaattttcccaCAACAAGTTATGTTAGTTATGTTAGTTATTTTCCGTTGATATTGTTTGATACTTTCAATCTTGTTTTGTAACGCCTCCATTGATTGGATAATAACGTTTTGATATATTGTATAACATTACTTGCCTACGCCACAATAGGACGCGTGTGTGAATTAGCCTGACATTATGTTAAATGTTATAAAGAGTCATCTTGTAAAATAGTTGGTATAATATTTAGttatagaaaattaaatgataaatcattaatttaataTCTGCGTTTGCGAGTATAACATAACTGGGTTCTTTTAAACCGCTTAGCGTAAAATGCTTTAAGCTATGTTAAATCCTGTAACGTACGTCGGAATTAAATGCATTTCTTGAATAAAACAAAAGCTTCTCTCGAAAGGTCGATTTTGCAAGCAAATATCGCTTTATAAACAATGCTAGCTTTAATTGTTGACTTTAAACCTTTCGCCTGAATGAAAATCAATGAGGACATTTTCTCTGTAAATTGATACTTCACAGAAGTATACATATTATTAGTGTAGAAACAAAGAACATGTGTAACAAGTCTGCTCGTTGAGTCAACATCACTCAAGGTCTTGCACAAAATATATATTCCACTTTGTTACTATATAGCATTTATTAAGGTAATTGATTAACTATTCTTTTAGCCTATCAATagtgaaagagaaaaaattataatagtTAAAAGTTCAGTTAGATAGGTTATTTTCTTGCATAAGAcctttaactatatatatatatatttctattgttcgtgtcgttagccatttttagtgctttttatattcagtttactggcttagtatctatatattagatccgacactttaaagatgcctagtgttgttgattctattcagtgctttttatatatatatatatatatatatatatatatatatatatatatatatatatatatatatatatatatatatattataaacatttttacacttttaattatacatattttaatcatttacaatACCTGCCACAACTATACCACAGTCAAGTTTTTCGAGGTCTTTTATCCTGTCccttaaaatttcttttatccCAGGATACGTTTTCTCAAGGATACATCCGAACTTTGACCAGAACTTATCGTCTTCGACGAAATGGAATACATTTTCTATATACCTTGAAAGCCTTTTCTCAGTTTCTtctctgtaaaataaattcGTTAGGCACATACAGTTTACAATTTATTAGCATGTACTTCAATGAACGACTATACCATAAGTTCATTAAATGTTATGATaagaaatcattcaaaatggTTTGTGTGTATGAAAAtacaatactttttaaaaaaatacgcAAAACAACCTACCACATGTACGTGTTGCAATATGTAGTTGAGGAAAATAAACCAAAGTTATTGAAATAGAAATTATAGCAGACACCCCTTGCTGACCTTCACAATATAAAGGAATATATCTGATATAGTAAATAAGGTGTCGAACATGTTGATTCTCAATATAACGCAATGATTGTTGGGTCAGAATGGCTAATGTAAGCAAAAAAACCTATTCAGGTCCTTTTTTCTTTGTTTCGtttctttcttttcattttggCGGCAGGATGttaacttttttattcaaatcctTACCTTCAACCATTagttttttattaaatcaaatcaaagCCTTCATTTTCCATCATGATTGTATGTTTCCACATATTCATCAATGATTCGAGTTTTAAATCAGATCTGTTCCTGTCCTGGCTTAGATAAGCTTTGTACTGCGAGAGGTTTTACATTTCCATCTTGTTTTATCAGGAAAATACAGTTTGCATATTTTTACACACACTCTACTTATGTAACAACGATAACGATGATCATACAATCTATCACAGAAGTATTTATTATCATACCCAGCGTCCGAAGTTTCTCCAGTATCTGTATTAAGGTTATCCATAATTGTCTTAGTCGTCAGCTCCTGAACACATCTAGTCAAGTATGAAAGGAGAACAACTTGATATTAAGAACAAAATAATGACGcgaatataaatacatgttcaaGTTGATATCCTTTAATAAAGATCTATACTTGTCCATACGCATGTGCTTTTAACGGAAATGTGAACGCCTTAAGGTTATTTGAGATTCAACCGCGACTCTAAGACCCTACTTATTATATTATGACACGTGCAGGGGATACCTCTAATTGCGGGAGTTTTATAACAAACTGGATATTGCGTTTTACCTCGATTAACGTTGTATCACTAATAACTCTGACCCTTTTACCTCAGACTTTAAAGGGTCGATATCTTTAACATGATTGTTAATCATATTAACGGGGATAATAAGTcggattaaaaacaaatcttcTCCAGATTCTTTAATTCTGACTGTcccaaaaatcaaaaataaaagaatctATAATGCTCTGATTAAATCAGACTTAgggttaaatatatatattttcaggCATTTACCGATTTTCACTATATACGCATTCATTCAGACTCGCAAATAATTTGTTGAAGGAGAGGGAATGTcatgaaacatttaaatttgaattaataattttaaattggttAATAACATTTGGTCAtactgttttgaagataaaatACACGATTAAACGTTTTTGCTCGTTAGAGAAATCGCTATTACTGGAGGCTGATGTGATGTAGAGCTCCCCTGTATCAGAACCTTAACACTACTGCAGTATACTCGCGCAAAATGTATTCGTCAAGTGAACAAACATGCTGTttgtacgaaagacgaatagggccacataaaaaaatattttatctcgtaattacgagaaaagatctcgttattatgagttaattatctcgtaattacgagatcttttctcgtaataacgagaaaattatttcggaataacgagatcttttctcgtaataacgagataattaactcgtaataacgagatcttttctcataattacgagataaaaatatttttttaagtggccctattcgtctttcgtatgTTTGTCATTGATTTGTGATTTAGCGAAAAGTCAAAGGCAAAATGTCAAACAGATAGAGTTTCTTATTTTCAACAACTTGTTTTTAGACTTAATGTCATAATAAGCTAATGCTAATGCTATGTTGACATATCAAATCTGAATGGACGATGTAACGTCAACAGATTATAGTTCAATGGCAGCTCTCAGAAATGcgggaaatttaaaataaaaattcgatatttcttgattttatcgTTATATTCTGAGGgatttatgtaaacaaatacgATCATTTACAATCTCAAAAGAtgttaaataattgatttattatagaATATATCTATAATTATTAAAGTTTCGATGACTggtatacattttcaatttcatactTTGAAGCATTGTTTTAGATATAGACTTCTATTCAGTCACATGAATATTCTGTCATgtaaactgtaaaataattaaagtacACTAATTTTGCATTCTTAACGTAAGTCAAGTTACATATTTCGGGAAACAACAAAACATCGCAATGTACGCTTTTTGAACCATGTTGTACCTTGCTTCCCGAGGCCTTCCGAAGTGCAAGCACGGACGTTGaacaggttgggatacataaatcctatcagtgaattttcccctttatttatgcAACTTAGTTTAgtattaaagcgaatatattcacttatataggcctataatgaaatatgtatgtatttgtgATTCCAACAtgatatttatgaaattttcatcaactcagaaatgaaaagtctcCAAGGTGTTTGGggcttgggacttaggaacgataactctttcCTGAAGAactttcatatcaaataaattttaaaatattttttgtgcttatttgcaatgattttcattcgaTATTTTAATGTCACttttattgaaatacattttcttataacatcaaacAACTTTTtccgatgatttgtcaacagagtaagaaaataagaaaatttatgttttggggaaaatcTATAAAACCAAATGCAGTAATAacgtttttgaatgttaagaagtgttatatttttttaggtgtccgaaggaaaatatccatcatatgacaaaaaaaaattatctcaatttgttaatagttaattttttaaaaattattttacaactATCCTAAAGTATATTTTAAGCAGTgtttaaatacttaaaaatcGAGAAAATTATTGCAATACATAGAGTAAAggcaatgttttatttataaagactttgaacaaaaacataactaaaagtcaatatcaataataaaaacagggaaaaaattataaacgacaataatattttttatttaaaaaaagggggaggggggattttaaaaaatcgtctCAATCCGTAAACCTCTCCTATTGAATTCCAATAAGCGATCACATATTCAAAAACACAGCTTAATACACGTGAAGAGAAGCAAAAGTTAGAACAGTATAACACTCTAttactttttaatgattttaaagaactacatgtactatgcaACATGTGTTCCTTATGAtcttaacaaaaaatgtatgaaaacatGGCATTCTCAGGGGTATTGCTTAAAGAACAAGCATTCTGatagtattgcataagcaatacacgtcccctaccggtttgtattattcgaAATTTGTGAGACAATGTACTGtaatgcagaatatcatttcttaccccaaaccaacagaccaacccgataataAACCCGATTATTATAACacacaaattat encodes:
- the LOC105343937 gene encoding uncharacterized protein in xynA 3'region, which encodes MDNLNTDTGETSDAGEETEKRLSRYIENVFHFVEDDKFWSKFGCILEKTYPGIKEILRDRIKDLEKLDCGIVVAGETSCGKSSLINKLIGSDTLPGDVLETTTKIYRIKYSDTIKVQTFKHGCTEAIDHPCNSLEELHAVLEELEDDDKRDNTICQVDVYMPFSKIQRGNVVFVDTPGIGDSEDFKQILEEYIPKAVAFIFIVDVNRAGGLQKDRLLPIFSTIKSIAGEMKCFDFEDTLFVRNKWDSIDADHKKKEKI